GCTGACATCGACGACGCGACGAGCCAGAACGTCCACGCGGAACTGGGTCCGGACACCGACGAGGAGGTGCTTGTCACCAGCCACGTCGATGCCCACGACATCTCCGAGGGCGCGATGGACAACGGCGCGGGAACGGCGATGGTCGTCGAGATGGCTCGGTCGCTCGCGGCCCGCGAGGACGAACTCGATACGAAGGTACATTTCATCGCGTACGGCTCCGAGGAGGTCGGTCTCGTGGGGTCGGGCGTTGACGCCGGGAGCCGCGACTTGGACTCCATCAAGGCCATCGTGAACAACGACGGCGTCGTCCGCGGGCGGACGCTCACCTTCCACACCCACGGCTTCGACGCGCTCGACGCCGCGGCCGAGCAGTTGGGCGAGGACTTTAGCCATCCCGTGAAGACCATCCCCGAGCAGGGTCCCCACAGCGACCACTGGCCATACGTCAAGTGGGGCGTGCCGGGCTATCACGTCATGAGCGAGACCGGCGACGAGGGCCGCGGGTGGGGCCACACCTACGCCGATAGCTTGGACAAACTCGAAGTCCGGGACCTCCGCGAGCAGGCGATTTTGCTGACCGAACTGACCGTCCGCCTCGCGCGCGAGGAGTTTTCGGTGGCCCGCAAGGACCCCGAAGAAATCGCTGCGGCGCTCGAAGACGAGGACCAAGCCGAGGGCATGAAGATTATCGGCGACTGGCCCTACGACGAGTAGACGACCCACCGTACGGCCGCGACGCGGACTCCGTACCCTTTTGAGGGATGGTGACCAAGTGGCCGCCAATGGGTAGCGCGAACGACGAGGGCGTCGGAACTGCGACGCTCGGCATCGCTGGCGATGGCGCGCTCGCCGACGAGATACGCGACGCGGTCGAGACCGACGCGGCCGCGGTTCGCGGCCCGGCAAGCGAAGTCCTCGCGGCCGACCCCGCGGCGGTCGTCGCGGTCGGCGAGACCGCTCTGCTCGCGCTCGTCCGCGAGCGCGCCGCGGTGCCGGTCCTGCCGGTCGATGCTGGACCGGGCTACGGTGGCGTCAACCCCGAGGCCGCCACTGCCGCAGTCAAAGCAGTTCTCGCCAACGAGTTCGAGACCGTCGAGCGGTCGGTGCTGTCGGTCTCGGTCGGCGGCGAGCGCGTCGGTCCCGCGCTGGCGGACGTGATGCTCGTCACCTCCGAACCCGCTCGCATCTCCGAGTACGCGGTCCGGTCGCGCGGCGAACAGGTGTCTCGATTCCGTGCGGACGGCGTGGTCGTCTCGACGCCGACCGGGAGCCACGGCTACGGCCGGAGCGCGGGCGGGCCGCTCGTCGAACCCGACAGCGGCGTCGTCGGCGTCGTTCCGGTCGCACCGTTCGCGGTCGATTTCGACCACTGGGTGGTGTCGGCCGAGCGTCCCGTCGAACTGTCGGTCGAGCGCGACGAAGGCGAGGTCTCGCTGTCGCTCGATGACCGAGAAGTCCGTGCGGTCCCGCCCCACACACCGGTTGAGGTCGTGGCAGACGGCGCGCTCGAACTGGTTCGGGTGGCCGAGAGCCGACCGTTCTTCGAACGCTGACACGCGGACCGACGGCCGGGAGCGGTGGCGCGGGCGGGCGTTCGACGCGCTCGGAAATGAAGGTTTAATACGACGCCTTCACGAGTATCCAGTATGGAACCGCTGTCACTGCTCGGACCGATTGACACGCTCTTCGCGGACATCATCGAGTACGTGGTGTTCGCCCTCGTGTTGGTCAATATGGGCACTCGCTGGTGGGCCTACAGGGACTACCGCAAGCAGGCCCAAAGCGACGACTACGACGAGGAACTGAGTCGCAACTGGCTCCACGAGGTCTCGAACGTCGTCCTCGTTCTCGGGTCGTTCTACCTGCTGAGCCTCCATCACCACGCCGGGATGGTCCTCTCGACGCTCGTCCTCGGTCTGTTCGTGACCGACTTCTTCGAGTTCGAGGCCCGCGAAGTCGAACTCCGGAGCGACGAGAAACTGTCGAGTCCCAAGGGCGCGCTGAGCGCATCGTTCGTCGTGTTCCTCTACGCTGGCTATCTCAGCGTGTTCTTCGTCATCGAACCCCTCTGGAACTCCGTCATCTGATCGCGGCTTGCGGTCGTTTCTTTCGGTCCATCGCTTCTGGGTAGTCAGTCGTCGGTCTTCGCCCTCGCTGGAACTGCCGAGGCGAGCGACCACCGCTTGTGACGAGTCGCGCTCTCCGAACCGCAGGACACTGCCGCGGACCGCGTGGCCTCCTCGCTCTTCGCGCGACACAGTCCTCTTCACCGTCCGCGACACCGTCCGTCGAACTGCTCGCGTTCGCGTCCGACACTCGACTGCGGCCGACGGCGACGTCCTCCGCGAACGGCACTCTGTGAAGGAGCGCGAGGAGTTCGCCGTCGCCGTGGCTCGGCGTGGACGCGGCCCAGTCGGTCGTCACCCTACTGGGAGACGGTCGTGCGCGGAGGCGACGCGACGTGCGTCGCATCGGCCTTACGAGACGACGACCCGACCCCGCGACTGCGCGCGGGCGGCGCTAGCGAGGGAGGAAAACGAAAGAAATCGAACGGTCGATTCTACGACGATGCTTCGCGCAGTTGGTCGAGCGCCGGAAGAACGACCCAGAACGTCAGTACGCCGAGGATGGTGAACCACATCATCGCCTCCCGGAGCATGATGGCGGCTTGCCCGTACATGTCCAGATTACCGGGAATCTCACCGAGAAGCTGCGTGTCCTCGAACCCCGGCGTGGTGTACCACCCTGACAGCACCATCCAGACGAGACCGCCGCCCGTCAGGATACCGAATCCCTTAATGAATTCGTCAGCCATTGTTTGTTGGTTCGTCGGAGTCGTCTTTAGGTTTTCCCATTCCCTCGGCTCGGAAGCGAGTCGCAAACGCGTACACCGTCGCGCCCGCGGCAATCATCGCCACGCCGAGAATGGCCAGCGGCAGGTCCATCTCCGACAGCGAGAGTCGGGCCTGTCGTGTCGCGGTGTCGAGGACGATGAACCCGCCCACGACGAACGCCACCGCGAACATGGTCGAGAACACCGTCACGGCCTTGTAGAGCCTGAGCGGTACCTCGACTTCGCGTGCGCCAGTCTCCTCGTCGTCGGTGTCGTTCGTGCTCGAATCCATAATAAAAATCGTGACGGCGTTACTTCGGCGGCCGGAGCCGGTAGTACCGGCGGTTGAGGTCGTACATGTACCCCTCGCGCATCGACTTCAGCACCGCGTACGTGATGGTGCCCACGATGGGCGGCACGAGGAACGTCAGGTCGAACAGCAGGTGCGGGTCGACGGGGGTGAGGTTCTTCGCCGAGTAGATGCTGATGGTCCACGCGAACGCGAACCCAGTCATCCCGACCGCGGACCAGAAGGGCTGTTCGACCGGTCGGCGTGCGCTTCCCTTGTTCAGGAACGGGACGATGGCGACGATGCCGACGACGACGACGTTTGCAACGACGCCGTACGCGCGGTCGGACAGCAGCTTTTGGCCGCCGAGAATCGCCAGCTCAGGGTTGAGCGGGCCGAGCTTCAGCAGGCCGAACGACCAGTAAAGGTACCAGTCCGGCAGGATGACCGCCGGAGTCGAGTTCGGGTCGGCCGGAGCGCCGAGGTGCGGCGGGAGCGTCGCCGAGAGGAAGATGATCATCCCGACGAAGAAGCTCGTCAACGAGAGGTTCCGAATCATCTCGTGAGGCCACACCGGGAACGCCAGCACGTCACGCTCGACGTAACTGGACTCCTGTCGGAGGTCTTGGTCCTCTCGACGTGCGCGCTCGAAATACTCGTAAGTCAGCCGGGAGAGACCCTGTGTACGCTGCTTGCGCTCGCTCCACGTCGGGGTCTCGTCGTCCGGCGGGACAATACCAGTTCCGCTTCCGTCTGTCTGTGGTTCTTCGTCTGCCATGATTTAGTGGGGTTCCGCGATGCCCTGAATCCACACGATAGCGATGTGGACGGCGATGAGCGTCGTTACGACGAACGGGAGCAGGAAGACGTGGAAGATGTACATCCGCTGGAGCGTCGGTTGCCCGAGGCTGAACCCGCCGAAGACGAGTAGCGCGAGCCACTCGCCGATGAGCGGTATCGAACGGGCCATCTCGACGCCAATCTGTCCTGCCCAGAACGCCAGTTGGTCCCACGGGAGAAGGTATCCCGTGTATCCGAACACCATCGTCAGGCTGATCAGGATGATGCCGATTATCCAGTTGAGTTCGCGCGGTTCCTTGTACGCTCCGGTGAAGTAGACTCGAAGCATGTGCAGGAACACGGCGGCGACCATCACCTGCGCCGACCATCGGTGGATGGACCGGAGCATGAAGCCGAAGTTCAGGTCGGTCATGATGAACGCCAGTTGATTGTACGCCGTCGTCGGGTCGCCCGTGGTCGCCGGTGCGTAGTAGAACCCGAGTAACGCGCCACTCAGCGCCGCGACGACGTACGCGATGGTCGAGAAGCTACCGAGCGCGTACAGCGGGTACCAGTACCAGAACTTGTTGTCCAAGTTGTACTGCTCGGTGTGACTCTTGGGCATCTGCATGTTGACCCTGT
This genomic stretch from Halorussus pelagicus harbors:
- a CDS encoding M28 family peptidase, producing the protein MTQWIGETFTSDAGWNHLETLVNIGDRMAGSEGEREAAERTRDALASVGARDARLETFDVQGWARGDSEIRAGDTTQESIALPRSPDASATGELVDLGYGLPADFEETDIEGKVVMVASNVPDYYDRFIHRREKYYYAVEGGAAAFVFRNHVEGCLPPTGSVGTGEDPIGDVPAVGVSKEVGSRLSRRWEGQQVEVRVEADIDDATSQNVHAELGPDTDEEVLVTSHVDAHDISEGAMDNGAGTAMVVEMARSLAAREDELDTKVHFIAYGSEEVGLVGSGVDAGSRDLDSIKAIVNNDGVVRGRTLTFHTHGFDALDAAAEQLGEDFSHPVKTIPEQGPHSDHWPYVKWGVPGYHVMSETGDEGRGWGHTYADSLDKLEVRDLREQAILLTELTVRLAREEFSVARKDPEEIAAALEDEDQAEGMKIIGDWPYDE
- a CDS encoding NAD(+)/NADH kinase; this translates as MGSANDEGVGTATLGIAGDGALADEIRDAVETDAAAVRGPASEVLAADPAAVVAVGETALLALVRERAAVPVLPVDAGPGYGGVNPEAATAAVKAVLANEFETVERSVLSVSVGGERVGPALADVMLVTSEPARISEYAVRSRGEQVSRFRADGVVVSTPTGSHGYGRSAGGPLVEPDSGVVGVVPVAPFAVDFDHWVVSAERPVELSVERDEGEVSLSLDDREVRAVPPHTPVEVVADGALELVRVAESRPFFER
- a CDS encoding DUF7313 family protein: MEPLSLLGPIDTLFADIIEYVVFALVLVNMGTRWWAYRDYRKQAQSDDYDEELSRNWLHEVSNVVLVLGSFYLLSLHHHAGMVLSTLVLGLFVTDFFEFEAREVELRSDEKLSSPKGALSASFVVFLYAGYLSVFFVIEPLWNSVI
- a CDS encoding DUF7314 family protein codes for the protein MADEFIKGFGILTGGGLVWMVLSGWYTTPGFEDTQLLGEIPGNLDMYGQAAIMLREAMMWFTILGVLTFWVVLPALDQLREASS
- a CDS encoding DUF7315 family membrane protein, with the protein product MDSSTNDTDDEETGAREVEVPLRLYKAVTVFSTMFAVAFVVGGFIVLDTATRQARLSLSEMDLPLAILGVAMIAAGATVYAFATRFRAEGMGKPKDDSDEPTNNG
- a CDS encoding cytochrome b family protein, which codes for MADEEPQTDGSGTGIVPPDDETPTWSERKQRTQGLSRLTYEYFERARREDQDLRQESSYVERDVLAFPVWPHEMIRNLSLTSFFVGMIIFLSATLPPHLGAPADPNSTPAVILPDWYLYWSFGLLKLGPLNPELAILGGQKLLSDRAYGVVANVVVVGIVAIVPFLNKGSARRPVEQPFWSAVGMTGFAFAWTISIYSAKNLTPVDPHLLFDLTFLVPPIVGTITYAVLKSMREGYMYDLNRRYYRLRPPK
- a CDS encoding cytochrome b produces the protein MSLERKDDHDHGEWLRERNLSPVETTFLTVLIWLDKRFRVVDYLEILETLYYRVNMQMPKSHTEQYNLDNKFWYWYPLYALGSFSTIAYVVAALSGALLGFYYAPATTGDPTTAYNQLAFIMTDLNFGFMLRSIHRWSAQVMVAAVFLHMLRVYFTGAYKEPRELNWIIGIILISLTMVFGYTGYLLPWDQLAFWAGQIGVEMARSIPLIGEWLALLVFGGFSLGQPTLQRMYIFHVFLLPFVVTTLIAVHIAIVWIQGIAEPH